From a region of the Mercurialis annua linkage group LG1-X, ddMerAnnu1.2, whole genome shotgun sequence genome:
- the LOC126666132 gene encoding F-box/kelch-repeat protein SKIP25, giving the protein MANPIQQSETASTNTAKRQRLSGHLHNHRQKAEHQQTDDNTVDLLPGLPNHIAQICLSLVNPSLLFSVCHSWRRLIYSPSFPPFLSLYTILSSTDNNLIKFFSFDPISSSWELLPPPPADPPLRLILRHPSFISRRFPVQSVSVAGRLVLLAATTDNFSPALSRPLIFEPLSRKWTFGPPLTAPRRWCAAGTVNNNTVYVASGVGSEFFDDVAKSVEKWEKVEGLKGKWEKVEGLKDGKFSRDAIDAVGWRGKLCMVNMKGDTAKEGIIYDSEENMWQDMPDGMLAGWKGPVTAMNEETMYVVDEVKGALRKYDPVRDDWQNVIESDNLKGAQQIGSGGGRVCVICGGGIVVVDVAAEPVKLWVVDPPNGFEAVTVHILPRMSKSEINFPVSL; this is encoded by the coding sequence ATGGCAAACCCTATCCAGCAGTCTGAAACCGCATCAACAAACACCGCCAAACGCCAAAGATTATCCGGCCACCTCCACAACCACCGCCAAAAGGCGGAGCACCAACAAACCGATGACAACACCGTCGATCTGCTACCAGGTTTACCTAACCATATAGCTCAAATATGTCTCTCCTTAGTAAATCCTTCTCTACTTTTCTCAGTTTGCCACTCATGGCGGCGGTTAATTTATTCGCCGTCGTTCCCTCCGTTTCTTTCACTTTACACTATTTTATCATCAACTGATAATAATCTAATCAAATTCTTCAGTTTCGATCCCATCTCTTCATCATGGGAGCTTCTCCCTCCGCCGCCAGCAGATCCGCCTCTCCGCCTCATCCTACGTCATCCTTCTTTCATTTCCCGACGCTTCCCGGTTCAATCCGTTTCCGTCGCCGGCCGTCTCGTTTTACTCGCTGCTACGACGGATAATTTCTCCCCCGCGCTTTCTCGTCCTCTAATTTTTGAGCCGTTATCGCGGAAATGGACATTCGGGCCGCCGCTTACGGCGCCGCGCCGCTGGTGCGCTGCGGGTACTGTCAATAATAACACAGTCTACGTCGCTAGCGGAGTCGGGTCAGAATTTTTCGATGATGTGGCAAAGTCGGTTGAGAAATGGGAAAAAGTTGAAGGACTAAAAGGAAAATGGGAAAAAGTTGAAGGACTAAAAGATGGGAAATTTAGTAGAGATGCTATTGACGCTGTTGGTTGGAGAGGGAAGTTATGTATGGTTAATATGAAAGGAGATACAGCAAAAGAAGGAATTATTTACGATTCGGAAGAAAACATGTGGCAAGATATGCCGGACGGAATGCTCGCCGGATGGAAAGGACCGGTGACGGCGATGAACGAAGAAACAATGTATGTTGTTGATGAAGTAAAGGGTGCACTTAGAAAGTACGATCCGGTTAGAGATGATTGGCAGAATGTAATTGAATCGGATAATCTCAAAGGGGCACAACAAATTGGTTCCGGTGGTGGTAGAGTTTGTGTTATTTGTGGTGGCGGGATTGTGGTGGTGGATGTTGCGGCGGAACCGGTGAAACTATGGGTGGTGGATCCGCCGAATGGATTTGAGGCTGTGACTGTTCATATATTACCGAGGATGAGTAAGTCGGAGATTAACTTTCCGGTGTCTCTTTAG